A genomic segment from Nicotiana sylvestris chromosome 1, ASM39365v2, whole genome shotgun sequence encodes:
- the LOC104235506 gene encoding uncharacterized protein: protein MFHQGHIKELMSDQGRANFKHGQEQHQGPPKPPSLVRTIQMIIGEGDNASINNVKCTTTHKLKRSITHEWYDKLGESIIFDKSDTHGLVFPHYDALVITLRVFDTDVRHIMVDDGSGACIIHPRVLNQMKLEDRIVPCCITLTGFINAIEQTSGEITLHVLAGGVTLKTTFHIMDQDTTYNAIIGRPWIHGMKVIPSCLYIFIKFPIPWGVFSIRGEQRTTREYYHIAQDCTYSQQLKEKANEV from the coding sequence ATGTTTCACCAAGGGCACATAAAAGAATTGATGAGCGATCAAGGAAGGGCCAACTTCAAACATGGGCAAGAACAACATCAGGGGCCGCCCAAACCACCTTCCCTAGTTCGGACCATTCAAATGATCATCGGGGAAGGAGACAATGCATCTATCAACAACGTGAAGTGCACCACCACTCACAAGCTCAAGCGGTCAATCACCCATGAATGGTATGACAAACTCggagaaagtatcatcttcgataagtcggataccCATGGTTTGGTCTTTCCTCACTACGATGCCCTTGTCATTACCTTACGTGTTTTTGATACCGATGTAAGACATATCATGGTAGATGATGGAAGTGGAGCGTGCATCATCCATCCTCGAGTTCTCAACCAAATGAAGCTCGAGGACAGAATAGTGCCATGTTGCATCACGCTAACAGGTTTTATCAATGCAATTGAGCAGACATCTGGAGAAATCACGCTGCATGTCCTGGCCGGCGGCGTCACCTTGAAGACCACGTTCCATATCATGGACCAGGATACGAcgtacaacgccatcataggccgaccatggatacacggCATGAAAGTCATCCCTTCTTGTTTATACATATTCATTAAATTTCCCATCCCCTGGGGAGTATTCAGCATCCGGGGAGAGCAACGCACAACCCGAGAATACTACCAcatcgcccaagattgcacatACAGCCAACAGTTGAAAGAAAAAGCCAATGAAGTATAG